The DNA sequence AAATGAACAGCTGCGGAAGTACCAGTTCATCAACTCTCACCAAGTACGGGCAAAGCTGAGCAGTATTATTGGCCTGGTACAGATTATGCTTGAAGATCAGCCTGAAGATGAAAATGTCAACCTTTTATTTCAGAGTGCACAGGGACTTGATGACCATATTCATGAGCTGAACGACCTGCTGAACAAAGAGCGGAAGCCTTTTCAGTTTAAGGACCTGCACATGAATGCGCTGACCAACATCTGGATGATTGATGACGATGCCCTGCACCATAAAATATCTACCAAAATGGTGGAGCTTTATAATCCTGAGCTCAGCATCACGTCGTTTTTCAGTGCCAAAGAAGCATTGAAACAACTTCATGACCGTGCCGAACTCCCCGATTTGATTGTCCTGGATTTAAACATGCCAGGAATGAACGGCTGGGAGTTTTTAGTACACTATGAGCAGCTGGCCTTTGCCATCCCAATTCATATTCTGACTTCGTCGATTGATTTTGAAGATAAAATTCGGTCGACAAATTTCGCTTGCGTCAAGGGATTTACCTCCAAGCCACTGAATATGGATAACCTGCAAGAGATTTTGGCCATAAACGCCGAGGAATCATTAACAAATATTATTCCCTGATCGGAAATCGCCATCAAAAAAGAGGCTGCAGAAGTTATCCCTTCCGCAGCCTCTTTTTTTATAAGTCAGTGCTTATTTCATATTCAATGCTATTCATTAGAGCGTGTTAAATTTCACCAACCTGCTCCAAATTTAAGCTTTAATCACGCTATTAAGTTCTTCCTGCCAACAGATACAGCACAGCCATACGAACCGCTACGCCATTTTCTACCTGATCAAGAATGATCGCCGCATCAGAATCTGCCACGTCAGAGTTTAACTCTACCCCACGGTTAATTGGCCCTGGATGCATAATTAAAATTTCCTTGTCCAAAGAATCCAGCAAGCGTTTGTTAATGCCAAAAAACTGAGAATATTCCCGCAGCGAAGGGAAGTATTTCAATTGCTGACGCTCAAGCTGAATACGAAGTACATTGGCCACATCGCACCATTGCAAGGCTTTACGAAGATCAAGTTCAACTTTCACCCCCAATTCCTGCACATATTTTGGCAACAATGTTTTGGGTCCGCAGACCATCACTTCCGCACCCAATTTTTTTAAGGCAAAGATATTCGACAACGCCACCCTTGAATGAACGATGTCACCAAAAAGGCAAACCTTCTTGCCTGCAACATCACCAAATTTTTCACGAATCGAGAAGGTATCCAACAATGCCTGAGTGGGGTGCTCGTGGGTTCCATCTCCAGCATTGACAATATTGGCGTCGATGTGTCTTGACAAGAAATGGGGCGCTCCAGCGCTCGAATGGCGCATCACGACCATATCCACTTTCATGGCCAAAATATTGTTCACCGTATCAACAAGGGTCTCACCTTTTTTCACTGAGCTGTTTCCTGCTGAAAAATTCACAACATCAGCACTCAGTCGTTTTTCTGCCAACTCAAAGGAGAGTCGTGTACGGGTGGAATTTTCAAAGAAAATATTGGCAATGGTAATATCTCGCAAGGAGGGCACCTTTTTTATGGGGCGGTTAATTACCTCCTTAAACTGATCGGCGGTCTGATAAATCAAGTGTAAATCCTCGGGTGTCAGATCCTTAATTCCCAGAAGGTGTTTCGTACTAAGTTGTGACATTAATCTTGGTTTTTTTCTTTTTCCGTAAGCCAAATAGAGTCCTCGCTAAAGTTCTCTCCTTTCAATTCTACCTCTACCCGCTGAGAGGCCACCGTATTGACGTGCCTTCCCACTACGTTCGGCTCAATCGGCAAATCGCGATTGTATTTTCTATTGACCAGCACGGCAAGCTCGACGGCCTCTGGGCGCCCAAAGGTGGTCATGGCATCCAAAGCGGCGCGTACAGACCTGCCCGTATAGAGGACATCATCCACAAGGATCACCTTTTTGCCTTCAATAAGAAATGGAACATGGGTGGTATTGGCCTGCAGGGGTTTTTCCCGACGGCGGAAATCATCACGATGGAAAGTGATATCGAGGTAGCCAAGTTTGACGGATTTACCAATGTTATCCTCCAAACACGTCTTCAGACGTTCGGCTAAAAAAACACCACGGGGCTGAAGGGCAAGGATTACCGTATCTTCAAAATCACCGTGGTTTTCAATGAGTTGCTGAGTCATTCGCTGGATAGTAATATCCAACAATTCACTACTGAATATCTTACGTCTGTTCATAGCGAAAGCAAATATAATAAGGCGATGGCAGGAATTCAAAGCCTTCACCGATTAAAGATTGGGAATTTTCGACACCCGTCCAAAAGGGCAAAAATCCCATTTTGCCCACTACACGAACCAGCACCGCTAAAAAGCACCACCGTTCCTGCTGGCACTTCGCACTTTAGGGGCCGCTCAGTGGTGGCAGTTCCTGCGGCACCCAAAGATATTTCTGTAAATATAAATGTGCTTTTTTCTCCCCGCCCAAAGGATAATACAGCCCAAAATGATAGAAGGATTTATTTAGCCAGGGGTACAGGTGACCAAAATTCCTGTGATCTTCTTTATAATCCTGCGGCAAAGAAGAAAACCGCTCCTTTATCGACGGAGCCGAATCCACGGTTAAATCGATCTGTTCACTGACCAGCTCATTGTTGTCATGATAGGCCATCACGGCACTATGCCCCTGCTCATAGGCAAAAGCGCCAACTTGCGTAATGGCGGGCATTTCAAAATTTTCATAATTGAAAGTTCTGTCCCACATAAAGTTGCCTTCCTGATCAAAAACCGCCATCAGTGCGTGAGTCATAACGTAAACCTGCTCTTTCATAATAACTTCCTGCAAGCCACTGAAATTGGTATTGTTTTTCAGGGTGGGGTAAAAAAATTCCCCAAAAAAAGCATGGCTTCCATCTGTACCCGCACGATAGGAAAGGCGCATTTTTTTAAAAAGGTTCATCTCCTTTCTGGCCTTTTTCTTCTTTTGCTGCTTGTGCTTCATTTTCACCTCCTGCTTTTCTGGCAAATAATTAAAGTAATGCTCAAAACGCGCAAAGGGAATCATATTAATCTGATGCTCGCCACTTGCAGAAAGTCGGGCGACGGTAACCCCTGCGGAAAAATCAAGCATCGAACTGCCACTGTCGCCATAGCTTGCCACAAGCAGCTGGTCAAGGTTAGGCAGCTCGACCACTTTGGCCATCATCAGGTTTTGACCTTCAGGAACCACAAAAGAATAACGGATAAGCTCCTGCCCTTCCTCATCAAAAACATTGACACTGGCCTTGTATTTGTGCGCCCGCTCCCGATGCACCGAGATGGTTTTAAAGGTTTTATCCTCTTCATTTACCGTCAGGTCGAGTAGTCGATTTTTGGAATGATAATGGTTCCGCACCACCTTCAGCTGACCTGAGGCAAGATCAAAAAGGCAAACGACACTCTTATCATTCACCTGTCCTGCCAAAATCACATGATGCCCCAAAGATTCATAATGGGACATCACCAACTGAAAGGGCAGCTCAATATTAAATTCCTGATACTGCTGAGGGCTATCAAAGGGCAATCGGTATAATTTCAGGTCGCGGACATATTCTGTATCATCAGTAAACATGAAAAACATGGCGGAATCATGGGCATCATACCCCACCAGTTCCTGATCAACAGGTAAAAAATAGCCCTGCTGATTTATCAGGGAAAGATCTTCCCCGTATTCACGAATTTCCCAATAAGCTTTTTTATCGCGAAACTTATGGGGTTTTTTCTTGAAGAAATACAGCCTGCTGCCGCCTTTATCAAATACATGATAGAAAGCATCCTGCTCGACGGGCTCGGCCTCGATCTCGGCAACCTTCCGTATTTGCGCAAAAGCACCGACCGCACCTACGGCTATACACAGCAAAATGACTAAAAAGCGTTTTATCATCATCTAAGGAATTTCTTGTTTAACAGGTTGACTAATAAAATATACTAAAATTATTACATATCATCTGCCCCAATGAAGGAAATAATCCTATTGATGAATAACAAAAGAGCCCCTTGTAGTTTTCTTAGCGTGCGATTTTGTTTAATTTTGACCCTCAGTAGAACCGCTTTTTTTATTTCTAAATTTCTGTCCCTTGACCAAAAAGCAAATCCTTTCGCCACTAAAAAAATACCTCCTCCTTAAAGAAGTCCACGGAGGAAATTCTTTCTCGCTGCGCCCCTATCAAAAAATCATCTCGATGATTGACAATGGCGTACTTTGGCTTGAAGAGTGGTCTTCGGAAACACTGCTCAACACCGAGGGGGTGAGTAAAAATATTGCAGGCATCCTGATGGAAATCGTTGAAAAAGGGACTTTCGATAAGCTCGAAGAACTGATCGACAAAACGCCCGCAGGCATACTGGACCTGGCACAGCTCAAAGGCCTGGGACCAAAAAAAATTATGGCCTTGTGGATGGACAGCAACATTACCACGCCCGAGGACCTTATCCTGGCCTGTGATGATGGCCGACTGGCCAAAGCAAAAGGGTTTGGTGCTAAAAGTATTGAATCGCTGCGTGAGTCTGCCATTTTCTGGACCGAAAATCATTTTAAGGAACATTGGGCAGATGCCGAACCTATTGCCGAGCGCCTGATGGCAAAGGTGAAGGAAATACTTCCGACAGCTTCTATCGCTTTGGTGGGCGATTTCGCAATGGACCTGCCAGAGATCAGTGCACTGGAAATGCTGATCGGCTCCCTGACGCCCATCAGTACACACCAGCAGGTAACAGCGCATGAAGACTTCACGGAAGCGCCTAAAACCTCTGGGCCTTTTACTTTTCGGGGCAAAGTGGCGGGTATCAGTTTACCGACCACGATTCATTTTGTGAATCAGGCTGATTTTGTTGCTGAAAAGTTCAAAAGAACCGCCATGCCGCAACACCTCAACAAAGCAGGAAAGAGTGGTCAATCGCTTCGAATGGTATTGGAAGAAAAGACTTTTGAAAATGAGCAGCAAATCTACGAAGCGGCGGAACTGCCATTCATTCAATTGCCGATGCGAAATGGAACCCATGAGTGGGAATGGGCGCAACAATTCAAGGCCGAAGACCTTATAACCACAGCAGCATTACAAGGGCCAATACATAACCACACCCATTATTCTGACGGCATGAACAGCCTGCAGGAAATGGCAGACTATTGTATCGCTAAAGGATGGAAATATATCGGTATCTCTGACCACAGCCAGACGGCCGCTTATGCCAATGGCTTGAGTACCGAGCGCGTTTTGGCACAACAGGCCGAGATCGATGAGCTCAACGCCTCCTTCAAAGATTTCAAAATTTTCAAGGGTATTGAATCAGATATTCTTCAACAGGGCGAACTTGACTATCCTGAAGAAATATTAAAAACTTTTGACTTCATTGTTGCTTCTATTCATGGCAACCTGTCAATGGATCTTGAAACCGCCACCAACCGATTGCTTCGCGCCATAGAAAACCCCTACACCACAATGCTGGGACATCCTACTGGCCGATTGCTATTGAAAAGAGCGGGATACCCGATCGATCACCAGCGTATTATCGATGCCTGTGCCGAACATCAGGTAATCATTGAAATTAATGCCAATCCATGGCGACTCGACCTCGACTGGCAGTGGGTCAATTATGCCGTCAGCAAGGGTGTCATGATTTCCATTAACCCAGACGCACACGTAACCACTGGCCTTGATGACATGCGTTATGGGGTGAAAGTGGCCAAAAAAGCAGGGCTGACCATCAAAGACACCTTCAATGCAAAATCGCGGGAAGAGGTGGCGGCATACTTTGCGGAACGAAAATCCAGAATTCAATAAATATATGTCCATAGATCAAAAAAATATCAAGAAAATATTGGTCATCCGATTCTCCTCTATTGGTGACATCGCCTGGACCTCTACCGTGGTTCGCTGCCTGAAACAGCAAATTAAGGGAGTAAAAGTCCATTTTGCCATCAAAAAAGGATTCAGAGCACTGATGGAGACCAACCCCTATGTGGACAAGCTTCACCTGCTGGATGGCAGCATGAAACCCTTGATCGCCGAGCTGAAAGCGGAGGAATTCGACTTTATTGTGGATTTACATAATAACCTGCGGACGGCACGCATCAAGTGGGCGCTCAATGCCCCTTCTTCTACTTATGACAAGCTTCGCATTAAACGATTCCTGTACACTAATTTTCAGATCAATTATATGCCGAATGTTCACGTAACAGATCGGTATATGGATGCGGTACGCCCCTTGGGTGTGGTCAATGATCAGGAAGGAATGGATTATTTTATTCCTGAAAAAGATGAGGTGGAAAAAGAGTGGCTCCCTGAGGAGTTTCAGAAAGGCTATATTGCTTATGTGATTGGTGGCACGAAATTCACAAAAATTCTTCCCTTTGAGAAGATGGTTGAATTATGTGATAAGATCAGTCGGCCGATTGTTTTAGTGGGTGGGCCCGAAGATCAGAAAAATGGGGAGCGCCTGGAGGAGTTTTTCAAAAAACAGCCTCATAATGCACCATATGAGGAAGGATTGAAGGAATTAGGCAAAAAAACCGTTATCTTTAACGGCTGTGGAAAGTTCAGTTTGAATCAGTCCGCCTCACTGGTAAAACACGCCGATTACGTGTTTGGCCATGATACAGGACTTACGCACATTGCGGCGGCATTCAAAAAGACTATTTACAGCATTTGGGGCGGGACAGTTCCCAATAACTTCCACCCCTACGGTACGAAGTTTTTTGTTTTTGAAAATAACAAATTATCATGTCGCCCCTGTTCAAAATCAGGGCTAAAGAAATGTCCGAAAGGGCACTTTAAATGCATGAAAGATTTGACATTCGATTTTTATTTACCATGATTAATCAGTTGAAAAGATTTGGAAGAGAGTTGCGCGTTGGAATACCATTTTTATGGTTGGGGTTGATCATCGGGCTTTCATTTGTTCATAATACTGTATCGGCAAAAGCCATGAAAGCGGACCTGACGGTGGATTTGATGGGCGCAGGGAAAATGGTCTTTACCAGTCTGAATAAAATGGAGATTTATCTGGCGATTGTCTTTGCGGTGAGCATCTTTTTTGCGATCCCTAAAGCGAAAGTTTTCTGGACTTATATTCTGATTGTACTGATATTGATCTTCCAGAGTATTCGGTTCCTGCCAGAGATTAGCGGTTACTGGCTCGATTCCTTAAAAATGATTGCCCATGGGAAAAGCACCCTTGAATTTTGGTATTTCTCCCTTGAGCTTGTAAAATCATTTTTATTGCTTCTGACAGGCTTTTTCGCCCTGAAGGAAATTCGTTAATAGCGCGATCCCTTTATTGGGTCAAGAATGCCTATTTGTTCTAAACAGATTGGCATTTTTCGTTTTTATACCACGACAACAAATCCATCCCTTTAAAGTCAATATTTTTGTTGAGTAATCTCTGGCTTTGTCCTTCCTCGATCGGTTTACCATCCTTTAGGCCGATATAGACAATGGCTTCTACTGCGCTGCCGCCTGTTTTCACTTTCAGTATTTCAGCAGAAGAAAAAGCTTTGCCTTCCCAGAGTTCCATCACCCGTCTTTCTTTAGGCTCAATCTCGACGACAATGCCTGAAACGGCACAGCTCGGTGCTGGGCGTAAAAACTGCTTATTCGTTTGCTCGTCACAACAGATCGTAAAATTATCCAGGGTGGCAGATCTATGCTGAAATTTCTTACCAAAGACCAATAGTTGATTTTCAGTTTCTGTCAGTGGGCCGAATAGGAAAAGTTGAGTTGTCATTTTTGTAAGGTTGAATATGGTATAGTGGTTTGTTTAATATCGTTCTAAATTAACAATAAATTTAGGTCGGATGCTATAACGTATTAAAATAAAATTAAGATACGTTTTTCCTCTAAAAAATTTCAACTTTCCGCTTACCGACTGATAATCAAGCCTCTTAAAAACATAAAAAAAGCCTGAACTCGAAAGTTCAGGCTTTTAAATATTGATGAATATCAATCAAATGATTATTCAGGGATTGATTCTAATTGCTTTTGAATCTCCGCAGCTTTCGCTTTATCTCCAATTTTTAGGTAAGTACCCGCCAAAGTCTCCAACAACATTCTGTCGTTAGGCTTTAACTCACGAGCTTTTTCGAAAAATGGCAAAGACTTACGGAATTGCTCTTTTGCTTTGTTTTCCACTTCAGCACCACGCTTACGGTACTCGTCCATCGACATGTCGTTGGCTTCGTTCCAAGTTGCAGCAGCAGTGTTATAGTGGTTTACAGCAATGTTAAATACTGCATCATAATACTTAGGATTAACCGCAACAGCATCTTCATAAGCTTTCAATGCTTTAGCAGAATAGGCTGTCATTGCCTCTTTATCCTCATTCTTTTTAGCGCTTGTCGCCAATTGGTCATAAACGTAACCCAAGTCATAGAACAAAACTTCGTTCTTTGGATCAGCGTCAATTTCCTTTTGGATTTTCTCGATCGCCATATCAGGCTGCTCCAATTTCAAGTACAAGCCTACCATTTCCTGGATCATGTTTTTATCCGTTGGGTAGTAAACACGTGCAGCATTCACAGCATCCAAAGCAGCTTGGTAATCCTCTTTGAAAGATTTTTCCAAATAGATCACTTGCTGATAATACAACATGTCAGCAGTATCATTCAATGCTTTTTTCGCTTCGATATACCCTTTGAAGTTATCCAAAGTGGCTTGTTGCATGCTCCCTTCCTGAGAAGCGGCAATTGCAGAGTACAAGAAAGCAGTAGTATCCGCTTTGATGATTTTCGACTGGTTGAAATATTTTACCGCCGTTTTGTAATCAGCAGCACCGTAAGCAGTCGCTCCTTGATTAAAGATCGCTCCCCAAGTAGACTCAATCGTCTGATCAGCCATAATAGGGTAAGTTGAATTTGGCTTTTCAAGATCATCTACTTTATGCAAAGCCGCCACACCTTCTTTCAAAAGTGATTCGTCGATATTTGCAGTATCTTTAAGCGCCAAAGCAGTATAGATTTTACCTTTAGCCAAGTAATCTTTAGCCTTAGGAGCTTTTTTTGCCGCTTTTTCTGCGCCTTTTTTCGCCGTAATTTTTTCTACCTGATCCTGCATGTAAGAGAAAGCATTGTCAATCTCTGTCTTTGCTTCATCCACTTTACCTTCAGTAAGCAAAGTCTGTGCTTTAGTAGAAGAACCTTTTGTTACTTGAGCAAATGAAACGGCGCTCATAGAAGCTACCATCATTGCCGTCACAAATAATCGTTTCATAACGTTGTAAATAAATTATAGAATAGTCGATTTAATTTTCTGTTTCTTCCTCTTCATCAGAAGAAGTTGCTGAAGGAGCATCCTCTACAGGAGTTTCAGCAGCGCCTTCAGTGGTGGCCTCTGCCCCCTCTTCTGTAAGCACTTCCATTTCCTCCAATTGCTCCACGCGCTCTACGGAAGCGATTTCATCCTCTTCCTGCAGGCGAATCAATTTCACTCCCTGCGTTGCACGTCCCATTACACGCAAGCCTTCAACAGCCATACGGATCAGGATACCAGATTTAGTAATGATGATCAGGTCGTCAGAATCTTCCACCTGCTTGATCGCCACCAACTGGCCTGTTTTTTCAGTAACGTTCATCGCACGAACCCCTTTACCACCACGGCGGGTTACGCGGTAATCAGAAACCAATGAACGTTTACCATAGCCATTTTCACTTACTACAAGTACATTGGCATTGTCAGCATCCGTTACAGGAACCATTCCGATTACGCAATCATCCTCACTGGCCAAGGTAACTCCTCGAACCCCAGTGGCATTACGTCCCATTGCACGAACATCCGCTTCATTGAATCGGATTGCCTGACCAGCACGTGTACCGAGCAGGATGTAATCATTTCCTGAAGTAAGGGCTACATCCAAAAGACGATCGCCTTCATTAATAGAAATGGCATTGATTCCGTCGCGGCGTGGACGAGAGTAAGCACTCAGAATGGTTTTCTTCACCACCCCTTTGGTGGTCACCATCATCAGGAAGTTGTTATTCACATAATCTTCATCCTTGAGATCCTTCACATTGACAATCGAGCGAACTTTATCGCCTTGCTCAATATTGATCAGGTTCTGAATTGCACGGCCTTTGGCAGTTTTTGAACCTTCAGGCACTTCGTACACTCTTTTCCAGAATACACGCCCCATCTCTGTGAAGATCAACAGGTAGTTGTGTGCCGAAGCCACAAACATCAGCTCGGTGAAATCATCCTCTTTAGAAGATGCACCACGCGAACCTACCCCGCCGCGTCCTTGTGTTCTGTATTCCGACAACAAAGTACGCTTGATATAGCCCTCGTTGGAAACGGTGATAACCATTTCTTCATTCGGGATAAAGTCTTCCACATCGAAATCATCCGCAGAATGAACAATGTCAGTGCGACGTTCATCACCATAGCGCTCTTTAATTTCCGCCAATTCCTCTTTGATGATGTCCATACGAAGGGTTTCATCATTCAGAATTGAAGTCAAGTAATCGATGGTTTTCTTCAGCTCTGCATATTCATTATTGATCTTATCACGCTCAAGACCTGTCAGGCGCTGCAAACGCATGTCCAGGATGGCTTTCGCCTGAATATCTGAAAGCGAGAAATTCTCGATCAATGATGCTTTGGCCAATTCAGGATCACGCGAAGCACGGATCAGACGAATAACCTCATCAAGGTTATCCAAAGCGATCAAATATCCTTCAAGGATATGCGCACGTTTTTCCGCTTCTGCCAATTCATACTGCGTACGGCGAACCACTACATCGTGACGGTGGCGCACATAATACTTGATGATTTGCTTCAGGTTCAACGTCAGTGGTCGGCCATTTACCAAAGCCACATTATTGACACCGAAAGAAGACTGAAGTGCAGTATATTTATAAAGGTTATTGAGAACGATATTCGATACCGCATCTTTTTTCAATTCATAAACAATGCGCAAACCTTTACGGTCAGACTCGTCACGAATATCACCAATACCTTCAATTCTTTTCTCATTAACAAGGGCGGCAGTTTTTTCGATCATCGCAGCCTTGTTCACCATATAAGGAATTTCGGTCACGATAATTTGCTCGCGGCCATTCTTCATGGTTTCGATCGTCGCTTTGGCACGTAATACTACTCGTCCACGTCCTGTTTCAAAGGCCGATTTAACACCTGAGAAACCATAAATCACCCCACCAGTAGGAAAATCAGGCGCCGTAATATGCGTCATCAATTCACTGATTTCAATATCATTATTATCGATATAAGCGGTAATTCCATTCACGACCTCCGTCAGGTTGTGAGGTGGCATATTGGTGGCCATACCTACGGCAATACCAGAAGCCCCGTTCAACAACAAGTTGGGCAAACGAGCGGGTAAAACCGACGGCTCCTTCATGGAGTCATCAAAGTTTGGCTGAAAGTCT is a window from the Persicobacter psychrovividus genome containing:
- a CDS encoding glycosyltransferase family 9 protein, coding for MSIDQKNIKKILVIRFSSIGDIAWTSTVVRCLKQQIKGVKVHFAIKKGFRALMETNPYVDKLHLLDGSMKPLIAELKAEEFDFIVDLHNNLRTARIKWALNAPSSTYDKLRIKRFLYTNFQINYMPNVHVTDRYMDAVRPLGVVNDQEGMDYFIPEKDEVEKEWLPEEFQKGYIAYVIGGTKFTKILPFEKMVELCDKISRPIVLVGGPEDQKNGERLEEFFKKQPHNAPYEEGLKELGKKTVIFNGCGKFSLNQSASLVKHADYVFGHDTGLTHIAAAFKKTIYSIWGGTVPNNFHPYGTKFFVFENNKLSCRPCSKSGLKKCPKGHFKCMKDLTFDFYLP
- a CDS encoding DNA polymerase/3'-5' exonuclease PolX, which produces MTKKQILSPLKKYLLLKEVHGGNSFSLRPYQKIISMIDNGVLWLEEWSSETLLNTEGVSKNIAGILMEIVEKGTFDKLEELIDKTPAGILDLAQLKGLGPKKIMALWMDSNITTPEDLILACDDGRLAKAKGFGAKSIESLRESAIFWTENHFKEHWADAEPIAERLMAKVKEILPTASIALVGDFAMDLPEISALEMLIGSLTPISTHQQVTAHEDFTEAPKTSGPFTFRGKVAGISLPTTIHFVNQADFVAEKFKRTAMPQHLNKAGKSGQSLRMVLEEKTFENEQQIYEAAELPFIQLPMRNGTHEWEWAQQFKAEDLITTAALQGPIHNHTHYSDGMNSLQEMADYCIAKGWKYIGISDHSQTAAYANGLSTERVLAQQAEIDELNASFKDFKIFKGIESDILQQGELDYPEEILKTFDFIVASIHGNLSMDLETATNRLLRAIENPYTTMLGHPTGRLLLKRAGYPIDHQRIIDACAEHQVIIEINANPWRLDLDWQWVNYAVSKGVMISINPDAHVTTGLDDMRYGVKVAKKAGLTIKDTFNAKSREEVAAYFAERKSRIQ
- a CDS encoding aspartate carbamoyltransferase catalytic subunit, with protein sequence MSQLSTKHLLGIKDLTPEDLHLIYQTADQFKEVINRPIKKVPSLRDITIANIFFENSTRTRLSFELAEKRLSADVVNFSAGNSSVKKGETLVDTVNNILAMKVDMVVMRHSSAGAPHFLSRHIDANIVNAGDGTHEHPTQALLDTFSIREKFGDVAGKKVCLFGDIVHSRVALSNIFALKKLGAEVMVCGPKTLLPKYVQELGVKVELDLRKALQWCDVANVLRIQLERQQLKYFPSLREYSQFFGINKRLLDSLDKEILIMHPGPINRGVELNSDVADSDAAIILDQVENGVAVRMAVLYLLAGRT
- the gyrA gene encoding DNA gyrase subunit A; protein product: MARGENENIIPINIEDEMRGAYIDYSMSVIVSRALPDVRDGLKPVHRRVLYGMLDLGVTYNKSYKKSARIVGEVLGKYHPHGDSSVYDTMVRMAQDWSLRYPLVDGQGNFGSIDGDSPAAMRYTEARLKRVSDELLQDINKNTVDFQPNFDDSMKEPSVLPARLPNLLLNGASGIAVGMATNMPPHNLTEVVNGITAYIDNNDIEISELMTHITAPDFPTGGVIYGFSGVKSAFETGRGRVVLRAKATIETMKNGREQIIVTEIPYMVNKAAMIEKTAALVNEKRIEGIGDIRDESDRKGLRIVYELKKDAVSNIVLNNLYKYTALQSSFGVNNVALVNGRPLTLNLKQIIKYYVRHRHDVVVRRTQYELAEAEKRAHILEGYLIALDNLDEVIRLIRASRDPELAKASLIENFSLSDIQAKAILDMRLQRLTGLERDKINNEYAELKKTIDYLTSILNDETLRMDIIKEELAEIKERYGDERRTDIVHSADDFDVEDFIPNEEMVITVSNEGYIKRTLLSEYRTQGRGGVGSRGASSKEDDFTELMFVASAHNYLLIFTEMGRVFWKRVYEVPEGSKTAKGRAIQNLINIEQGDKVRSIVNVKDLKDEDYVNNNFLMMVTTKGVVKKTILSAYSRPRRDGINAISINEGDRLLDVALTSGNDYILLGTRAGQAIRFNEADVRAMGRNATGVRGVTLASEDDCVIGMVPVTDADNANVLVVSENGYGKRSLVSDYRVTRRGGKGVRAMNVTEKTGQLVAIKQVEDSDDLIIITKSGILIRMAVEGLRVMGRATQGVKLIRLQEEDEIASVERVEQLEEMEVLTEEGAEATTEGAAETPVEDAPSATSSDEEEETEN
- a CDS encoding gamma-glutamylcyclotransferase; amino-acid sequence: MTTQLFLFGPLTETENQLLVFGKKFQHRSATLDNFTICCDEQTNKQFLRPAPSCAVSGIVVEIEPKERRVMELWEGKAFSSAEILKVKTGGSAVEAIVYIGLKDGKPIEEGQSQRLLNKNIDFKGMDLLSWYKNEKCQSV
- the pyrR gene encoding bifunctional pyr operon transcriptional regulator/uracil phosphoribosyltransferase PyrR; its protein translation is MNRRKIFSSELLDITIQRMTQQLIENHGDFEDTVILALQPRGVFLAERLKTCLEDNIGKSVKLGYLDITFHRDDFRRREKPLQANTTHVPFLIEGKKVILVDDVLYTGRSVRAALDAMTTFGRPEAVELAVLVNRKYNRDLPIEPNVVGRHVNTVASQRVEVELKGENFSEDSIWLTEKEKNQD